AATTTAATGAAAAATAATTTTTCTCAAGAAAAAATAGATGCTATCATTTTTAAAATTAAAGAATTAAATATAGAATTAGTAGATAAAATAGCCGACAAAACTAAAACTAAAACTGAAAAAGAAGTAGAAAAAGTAAAAAAAGAAGAAGTTGAACCTGAAATAAATATAGATGAAAAAGAAGTAGAAGCAATGCTTAATGAAGATTTAATAACAGTTAGTGAATCTTCAGATGTTGATGAACCTATAAAAATGTATTTAAGAGAAATAGGTCAAATACCTCTACTAAAAAGTGAGGAAGAATTTGAACTTGCAAGACGTATAGGTTTAGGAGATGAAAAAGCTAAACAAGAATTAATGGAATCTAACTTAAGATTAGTAGTAAGTATTGCTAAAAAACATACTAATAGAGGTTTAAAATTATTAGACTTAATACAAGAAGGTAATATAGGACTAATGAAAGCTGTAGAAAAATTTGAATCTGATAAAGGATTTAAATTTTCAACATATGCAACATGGTGGATAAGACAAGCTATTACAAGGGCAATAGCAGATCAAGGTAGAACTATTAGAATACCAGTTCATATGATAGAGACTATAAATAAAATTAAGAAAGCATCAAGAATTCATTTACAAGAAACAGGGAAGGAACCTACTGCTGATTATTTAGCAAAAACTGTTGAAATGCCAGTAGAAAAAGTAAAAAATATTCTTGAAATGAATCAAGATCCAATATCTTTAGAAACTCCTGTAGGAAGTGAAGATGATTCTGAATTAGGAGATTTTGTTGAAGATGATAAATTCTTGAACCCTCATGAAGCTACTGTTAGATCAGTTCTTAAAGAAAAGTTAAATGAAATACTGAAAAAAGAGCTTAATGAAAGAGAGGAACAAGTTCTAAGATTAAGATATGGACTTGATGATGGTGCACCTAAAACTTTAGAAGAAGTTGGAAAAATATTTGATGTAACTAGAGAAAGAATACGTCAAATTGAGGTAAAGGCTATAAATAAATTAAAAAATATTAAAAAGAAAAAAGGTCTTGAAGACTTTAGAAATTAGAGCAAAATTAATTGCTCTTTTTTTTTCTATAGGAAATTAGAACTCTAATAAAGTGTTTATATTTTTATTAATTCAAATAATTGAATAATTATAATGATATAAAAAGAATGCACTTTATATA
The Streptobacillus felis genome window above contains:
- the rpoD gene encoding RNA polymerase sigma factor RpoD — translated: MAAKNIDLKESLSNLMKKAKEEKIISVEEINNLMKNNFSQEKIDAIIFKIKELNIELVDKIADKTKTKTEKEVEKVKKEEVEPEINIDEKEVEAMLNEDLITVSESSDVDEPIKMYLREIGQIPLLKSEEEFELARRIGLGDEKAKQELMESNLRLVVSIAKKHTNRGLKLLDLIQEGNIGLMKAVEKFESDKGFKFSTYATWWIRQAITRAIADQGRTIRIPVHMIETINKIKKASRIHLQETGKEPTADYLAKTVEMPVEKVKNILEMNQDPISLETPVGSEDDSELGDFVEDDKFLNPHEATVRSVLKEKLNEILKKELNEREEQVLRLRYGLDDGAPKTLEEVGKIFDVTRERIRQIEVKAINKLKNIKKKKGLEDFRN